A genomic region of Arachis hypogaea cultivar Tifrunner chromosome 5, arahy.Tifrunner.gnm2.J5K5, whole genome shotgun sequence contains the following coding sequences:
- the LOC112800103 gene encoding protein BREVIS RADIX-like, translating to MFTCIACTKQTAEEREEESREGGTPSTKEAVKSLTTQLKDMALKFSGAYKQCKPCTGSSTYKKGQRPYPDFDTISEGVPYPYMGGASTSSTPAWDFTSSNHPGRTDPRFMRSFGGDQTPRARDSASVCDVVLEDEGEAKEWMAQVEPGVHITFVSLPNGGNDLKRIRFSREMFNKWQAQKWWGENYDRIMELYNVQRFNRQSLNTPPRSEDEPRDSTYSRLTSARESPMTSSLNRDWTTPRHHYKHLEQGGSGHQFHAAGSSMEASRTTTSSRDEPSVSNASEMETEWVEQDEPGVYITIRQLADGTRELRRVRFSRERFGEVNAKTWWEENRDRIQAQYL from the exons ATGTTTACATGCATAGCTTGTACAAAGCAAACGGCGgaagagagggaagaagaaagccGTGAAGGTGGCACGCCCAGTACAAAAGAAGCCGTCAAAAGCCTGACCACGCAG TTAAAGGACATGGCACTGAAGTTTTCAGGTGCATACAAGCAGTGCAAGCCATGCACAGGGTCAAGTACCTACAAGAAAGGACAGAGACCTTATCCTGATTTTGACACCATCTCAGAAGGGGTTCCATACCCTTACATGGGAGGTGCAAGCACAAGTTCAACCCCTGCTTGGGACTTCACTAGCTCCAATCATCCTGGTAGAACTGACCCAAGATTCATGAGATCATTTGGTGGAGACCAGACCCCTAGAGCTCGCGATTCGGCCTCAGTTTGTGATGTGGTGTTGGAGGATGAGGGTGAAGCCAAGGAGTGGATGGCACAAGTGGAGCCAGGGGTTCACATCACCTTTGTTTCTCTTCCTAATGGTGGAAATGACCTCAAAAGAATTCGCTTCAG cCGGGAGATGTTCAATAAATGGCAAGCACAAAAATGGTGGGGGGAGAATTATGACAGAATCATGGAACTTTACAACGTTCAACGATTCAATCGACAATCTCTTAACACTCCTCCAAGATCCGAGGATGAG CCAAGGGATTCTACATACTCAAGATTGACATCAGCGCGAGAAAGTCCTATGACCTCATCTTTAAACAGAGATTGGACAACACCAAGGCATCACTATAAAcacttggaacaaggtggttCCGGCCACCAGTTCCATGCAGCAGGGTCATCCATGGAAGCATCAAGGACTACAACCTCTTCTAGAGACGAGCCTTCAGTGAGCAATGCCAGCGAGATGGAGACAGAGTGGGTAGAGCAGGATGAGCCTGGAGTTTACATCACAATCAGGCAGTTAGCCGATGGAACAAGGGAGCTTCGACGCGTGAGATTCAG CCGGGAAAGATTTGGGGAGGTAAATGCAAAGACATGGTGGGAGGAGAACAGAGATAGAATACAAGCTCAATACCTTTGA